In Candidatus Contubernalis alkalaceticus, the genomic window CTTGTTTTAATGCACAGCAAATAAACTTATGGTTTATCACACTGCCCTAAGTTTGCTTGTCGTCGATTTATTTATTAACTACAATACCATAGAGAAAAATGCCCTGAATTATCATATGAATGCTAGGTTAATATATCCTTGATAATTTGCTTTACCTCATCCTTTACAACATCAATGTTGTCCGGAAACTCATACAGAATTGACTTTTCTAAAATTTCATGCGTCAGTTGAAAAAGGATACCTGCGTAAAGCTTAGGCGGTTTTTCCTTGATAATTCCTTTTTCAGAAGCACTTCTTAGCCACTTTTCAATTGATTTCATGGAAAAGTATACATGCTCAAAAGCCTCTTTAAACTCCAACATCCTTATTATGTTTGCATCATGAAAAAGCTTCATTGTATTTGGATTCATTTTCATATATAAAACCATGGTATCTATAAGCTTATCGATATCATCAAGAGTAGGATTTTCGGTATCAAGCATCTCGAGATAATAATTAAAGTCGACAAAAGCCTTTTCTGCAATTTTTTTAAGGATCTCTTCTTTGGTTTCAAAATAAAGATAAAATGTCCCTTGGGCTACCCCAGCAGCTTTAACAATCTCCCAAACAGGAGTTTTATCGAATCCCTTTCTGCAAAAAAGCTCCTCAGCACATTCCATGATTCTTTTCCTTGTTGCGACGCTTTTTTCTTTTTGTTTGCCAGTCATTTTCTATCACCTTAATGTAAATTGTGACTATCAATCATGTTTTAATATTACCATGTTGAAAGATCGAACTCAATGTATAAATGCATTAAAATAGTCAGTTAAATACTGCAGCCATTATTATTTACTTGAAAGTATTATGTCGGAGGACATGGAAAAGGTTAGCGGCCGCTGCAAGTGAAAACCCTTTCGGTTACCAATGTATGCTGCATCAAATACATAAAAAAAGGATACTTATCCGTAAAGGCCCTAAGAGAGAGTTTCTGGTAATTGCCAGGGGCAAGGACCGAAATCTCCCGGGCACACATCACGTTCTTTCACTTACTATTTTCCCAATAATAAAAATGAATAAGACGATTATCGCTCCTAACCATAAAGGAATACTCACTATAATGGTTCTAAAGTATAAACCACTAAATATTAATACAGCAAAAATAGCTGTCGCAATCAACCACGATTTCCAAAAAGAGGCTACTTTATTATTTTTCTTTGTGTCAAATACCGTTTTAGTGATAAACCATACTATCACATTTGCTATGAGAATAATAGCAAGTATAGTGATAATGTCTCCAACTGTTAAGATAAAATTAAACTCAGCTTCGTCTGATACGAGGCTAATTGTCAAGTTTTTGACTAAAGCTATTACCCCTAAAATCCATAATGCATTAAGAGAAGTACCTACATATTCCGTAATCCTATCTTTTTTTGTCTTCTTAGGCATAGCTTCGATAATCTCATCACAAATTTCCTTATATCTTCCCCCCATGACCTTTTGAATATTATCACCTCGTTGCTGACCATCTAGAATTAATTCGATAATATCTTCTCTTACAGCTTCTTGATTATATTCTGTTAGATCAGAACCTCGTAAGTAGACAACCATATTTGTATAAATTTCCTTGTTTTCATCAGAAATTGCTTTTTCTCTACTGATATTTTTCTTTAATAACTCCTTTGCTAATTTATTCAATTTCTTTTCCTCCCATTAATAATTGATTAACCGCATGATCTAGCTCCTGCCAATTTTCTTTAAACTGACTTAACGTATTAACCCCTTTTTCAGTTAAGCGATAATATTTACGTTTCGGTCCACTATTAGAGTCTTGTAAAGTAGCTTTCACAAGCTCACTTTTCTGCAAGCGCAAAATAATAGGATATATCGTTCCTTCAGATATCATTCCAAATCCATATTCCTCTAACTGTTTTGAGATT contains:
- a CDS encoding TetR/AcrR family transcriptional regulator, which produces MTGKQKEKSVATRKRIMECAEELFCRKGFDKTPVWEIVKAAGVAQGTFYLYFETKEEILKKIAEKAFVDFNYYLEMLDTENPTLDDIDKLIDTMVLYMKMNPNTMKLFHDANIIRMLEFKEAFEHVYFSMKSIEKWLRSASEKGIIKEKPPKLYAGILFQLTHEILEKSILYEFPDNIDVVKDEVKQIIKDILT
- a CDS encoding DUF1129 family protein, producing MNKLAKELLKKNISREKAISDENKEIYTNMVVYLRGSDLTEYNQEAVREDIIELILDGQQRGDNIQKVMGGRYKEICDEIIEAMPKKTKKDRITEYVGTSLNALWILGVIALVKNLTISLVSDEAEFNFILTVGDIITILAIILIANVIVWFITKTVFDTKKNNKVASFWKSWLIATAIFAVLIFSGLYFRTIIVSIPLWLGAIIVLFIFIIGKIVSERT
- a CDS encoding PadR family transcriptional regulator, coding for MIPSQMLKGVLEGCILEIIRKRETYAYEISKQLEEYGFGMISEGTIYPIILRLQKSELVKATLQDSNSGPKRKYYRLTEKGVNTLSQFKENWQELDHAVNQLLMGGKEIE